From the Gouania willdenowi chromosome 19, fGouWil2.1, whole genome shotgun sequence genome, one window contains:
- the LOC114481677 gene encoding urotensin-2 receptor — translation MNNRSVRAGPGAGSSAVDHELIITSTFGTLLSVVYVIGVSGNVYTLVVMCHSIRFATSMYISIINLALADLLYLSTIPFVVSTYFLKDWYFGDVGCRILLSLDLLTMHASIFTLTVMCTERYLAVTKPLDTVRRSKSYRKALAWGVWMLSLVLTVPMMVMVAETTKKTPDGSVKRMCAPTWAPLAYKVYVTVLFGTSIMAPGLIIGYLYVKLARTYLESQRNSVISKGSNKRSPKQKVLIMIFTIVLVFWACFLPFWIWQLLPLYHPKPLSMASQTHTCINYLVASLTYSNSCINPFLYTLLTKNYREYLKNRHRSFYRYMSSFKQRPPSLYSCGKSASSSNQFDFNSETLVMGPLK, via the coding sequence ATGAACAACCGGAGTGTGCGCGCGGGTCCTGGGGCAGGCTCGAGCGCTGTGGATCACGAACTCATCATCACCTCCACGTTCGGGACTCTCCTCTCTGTGGTCTATGTGATCGGAGTGTCCGGTAACGTGTACACACTGGTGGTCATGTGCCACTCCATCCGTTTCGCCACTTCCATGTACATCTCCATCATCAACCTGGCTCTGGCGGACCTGCTCTACCTCTCCACCATCCCCTTCGTGGTGTCCACCTACTTTTTAAAGGACTGGTACTTCGGGGACGTGGGCTGTCGCATCCTGCTGAGTCTGGATCTCCTCACCATGCACGCCAGCATCTTTACGCTCACCGTGATGTGCACGGAGCGCTACCTGGCCGTCACCAAGCCTCTGGACACGGTCAGACGCTCCAAAAGCTACCGTAAGGCTCTAGCGTGGGGTGTGTGGATGCTGTCCCTGGTTCTCACCGTGCCCATGATGGTCATGGTGGCTGAGACTACAAAGAAAACACCCGATGGGAGTGTGAAAAGGATGTGCGCACCCACATGGGCACCCCTGGCGTATAAAGTGTATGTAACAGTCCTGTTTGGCACCAGCATCATGGCCCCAGGGCTGATTATTGGCTACCTGTACGTGAAGTTGGCGCGCACTTATTTAGAGTCCCAGCGCAACAGTGTGATCAGCAAAGGCAGTAATAAGAGGTCACCCAAACAGAAAGTGCTGATCATGATCTTCACCATCGTGCTGGTGTTCTGGGCCTGTTTCCTGCCCTTCTGGATCTGGCAGCTGCTGCCACTCTATCACCCAAAGCCCCTGAGCATGGCCTCGCAGACGCACACCTGCATCAACTACCTGGTGGCGAGTCTCACCTACAGCAACAGCTGCATCAACCCGTTCCTCTACACGCTGCTCACCAAGAACTACAGGGAGTACCTGAAGAACAGACACAGGAGCTTCTACAGATACATGTCCTCCTTCAAGCAGCGACCCCCCAGCCTCTACTCCTGTGGGAAGTCCGCCTCCTCCAGTAACCAGTTTGACTTTAACTCCGAGACTTTAGTGATGGGGCCCCTGAAGTGA